A segment of the Candidatus Nitrososphaera gargensis Ga9.2 genome:
ATCCTTGCCCGGGATCGCTGGCTGCGGAAGCGCCCTCCTTCCCGGGTCGTGGTTGCCCGGTATCACTAGCATCTTGATATGCTTTGGCACCTTGGCCAGCAGCCGCGCCGCGTGGCTCATCTGCTTGTCTGCATCCATCATCAGCAACTCCTTGTCCTGATTTGGAAATATGCCGATCCCATCTATCACGTCGCCTCCGATGCATAGGAACTTGATCTTGCGCACAATGTCATTATCGTCATCAGACGACAGCCAGTCTAAAAATCGCAAAAACTCTTTTTCCATGAAATACTTGCTCCCCACATGGAGGTCTGAAATCAAAACTGCGTACGCTTCTGACTTGCTCCTGTTGGGCAGGTGGTCGGGTATGTCCGGCGACATGATGTTCTTGACCGTCAGCCCCGGCGCGCCCTTGCCGTTTTCAAGCTCGAGCATGACCATCTGATCCATGGCAAGCGCTGCCGCCTGTTTTTTTGCGTCCTCGGCCACTGCGGTGACTGTCAAAATGCCGGTATAGTCGTCAACTGCAATTTCAATTCCATTCTTCTTGGTTCGCCTTGACATCAAGAGGCCGGCGACTATGGTCGAGCCTGCGCTGCCATGAAGGCTCTTTTCGCCCCTCTCAACAAATTTGCTACTATTATTATTGCGTGAGTTCTGCTTGACTGAGGCTATCTTGGATATGCGCTTACTGTCGGGCCTCTGCGCCAGAATGCGCATTGTCTTTTCAAATCTGCTCCTAAAGAGCGCCGCATAGCCTTCGACGCCTTCTCCGGTGGTGACCTTGGGCGTCGGGTCCATCAACACCGTGCACGTCTGCTCTATCGGCCCATCGTTTTTCTTGGGGCTCAGCAGGCCTTTGATATCCTCTACCAGAATGACCGCGTTCTTTGACGGCTTTTTGGATTTGATTATTTCCTGCACGGTCTTGAGCACGTCGGCAGATTCGAGTCCCTTGAGCATTGCAAACGCGTCAGGATGTATCTGGAAGCCTTTGCTGACCGCATACGACAATGCGTTAGAAACTTCGTTCTGTAAAGCCAACGTTGCCCCTGTTCGCTTTGATGGCGAACTTCATGCTTAAGTAGATTTCTCTATACGCGGCACAGTTTTATCTTAGAAAGCCGCATGATCATCCTGCTGTTGTTGTTGAAGAAATTCTGCGGCAAGTGCAAAAAAGAGCTTCCTGCCGATTCGAAATACCTGCTCTGCGAGGAATGCCACAAGCGCGTGGTCATGGCAGAAGAGGACAGGGAATTTTACGAAAATTCGCGCCTGCACTACTAGGATTTTCTTTTCCTTATTGTTTTGCGTGTCCGCCTTGTTTTCGTTGTCGTCGTGTTCCTGC
Coding sequences within it:
- a CDS encoding DNA-directed DNA polymerase II small subunit, with the protein product MALQNEVSNALSYAVSKGFQIHPDAFAMLKGLESADVLKTVQEIIKSKKPSKNAVILVEDIKGLLSPKKNDGPIEQTCTVLMDPTPKVTTGEGVEGYAALFRSRFEKTMRILAQRPDSKRISKIASVKQNSRNNNSSKFVERGEKSLHGSAGSTIVAGLLMSRRTKKNGIEIAVDDYTGILTVTAVAEDAKKQAAALAMDQMVMLELENGKGAPGLTVKNIMSPDIPDHLPNRSKSEAYAVLISDLHVGSKYFMEKEFLRFLDWLSSDDDNDIVRKIKFLCIGGDVIDGIGIFPNQDKELLMMDADKQMSHAARLLAKVPKHIKMLVIPGNHDPGRRALPQPAIPGKDLADHLYGLPNCTMLGNPAFVDLNGVKLLMFHGQSLDDVIATTPGLSYSRPAEAMKVLLKARHLAPTYGERTPVAPEQEDMMVITDVPDIFHAGHVHVTDVQSYRGTLIVNSGAWQSQTKFQQTMGITPSPGMAILVNLATLQPSIQDFN